The following are from one region of the Candidatus Methylomirabilota bacterium genome:
- a CDS encoding branched-chain amino acid ABC transporter ATP-binding protein/permease produces MARVGWLALAAAAAALPLLTANTYYLYLGASTALLVIVAAGLNVLVGFTGQISLGHAGFYAIGAYAAALAATRAGVPLWAATMTAIAAAALVGAVVAAAALRVTGPYLAMVTIAFGIIVEGVLVEWVSVTGGPGGIFNIPKLPLARYYWVVAAAAAVALWVTANLRRSAWGRAFLAVKGSEVAAESLGLSPYHLRIVAFTVSAAFTGGAGALFAFLNGYISPDSFTLQQSILFLLALLFGGVNTIAGPVVGGLVLTLLPELLTRLADYRLILYGLLLLLSIYGLPHGVVGAVTPRRSTPLPQRGRGQGEGEQKVEARPPETLLALDHVTVRFGGVTALDNVTLAVPSPGITAVIGPNGAGKTTLLNVLSGYYRPEAGQVTLGGLGIAGAAPHAIARLGVARTFQTAQLFGELTVADNVAVGLAGPRLGRLLGALAGLPATRRRERFFHAESRVRLTAHGLAALADEPADALAAGLRRRLEIVRALATGPRVLLLDEPAAGLTLSEVAELDAALAAVRDGGGPAMVLVEHHMDLVMALSDQVTVFDDGRIIARGAPADVQRDAAVIEAYLGAAPA; encoded by the coding sequence ATGGCACGCGTGGGCTGGCTCGCCCTCGCCGCCGCCGCCGCGGCCCTGCCCCTCCTGACTGCCAACACGTACTATCTTTACCTCGGCGCCAGCACCGCGCTCCTCGTCATCGTGGCCGCCGGCCTCAACGTGCTCGTGGGCTTCACGGGCCAGATCTCACTGGGCCACGCCGGCTTCTACGCCATCGGCGCCTACGCGGCCGCGCTCGCCGCCACGCGCGCGGGCGTGCCGCTCTGGGCGGCGACCATGACGGCGATCGCGGCCGCCGCGCTCGTGGGCGCGGTCGTGGCCGCGGCGGCGCTGCGCGTGACCGGGCCCTATCTGGCCATGGTCACGATCGCCTTCGGCATCATCGTCGAGGGCGTGCTGGTGGAATGGGTGTCGGTTACGGGCGGCCCCGGCGGTATCTTCAACATCCCCAAGCTTCCCCTCGCCCGTTACTACTGGGTGGTGGCCGCGGCGGCGGCCGTCGCCCTCTGGGTCACCGCCAATCTTCGTCGCTCGGCCTGGGGCCGGGCCTTCCTCGCCGTCAAGGGCAGCGAGGTCGCAGCGGAGTCGCTGGGCCTCTCGCCCTATCACCTCCGTATCGTCGCGTTCACCGTCTCCGCCGCCTTCACCGGCGGGGCCGGCGCGCTCTTCGCCTTCCTCAACGGCTACATCTCGCCCGACAGCTTCACGCTGCAGCAGTCCATCCTGTTCCTCCTCGCCCTCCTCTTCGGCGGCGTCAACACCATCGCGGGCCCCGTGGTCGGCGGCCTCGTGCTCACCCTCCTCCCCGAGCTCCTCACCCGTCTCGCCGACTACCGCCTCATCCTCTACGGTCTCCTGCTCTTGCTCTCGATCTACGGGCTCCCACACGGCGTGGTCGGCGCGGTGACCCCGAGGCGCTCCACCCCGCTTCCCCAGAGGGGAAGAGGGCAGGGTGAGGGGGAGCAGAAGGTCGAGGCCAGACCCCCGGAAACGCTTCTCGCGCTCGACCACGTGACGGTCAGATTCGGCGGGGTGACCGCCCTCGACAACGTCACGCTCGCCGTCCCGTCCCCCGGCATCACCGCCGTCATCGGCCCGAACGGAGCGGGCAAGACGACGCTGCTGAACGTTCTCTCCGGCTACTACCGGCCCGAGGCAGGCCAGGTCACGCTGGGCGGCCTCGGCATCGCCGGCGCCGCGCCCCACGCCATCGCGCGGCTCGGCGTCGCGCGCACGTTCCAGACCGCGCAGCTCTTCGGCGAGCTCACCGTGGCCGACAACGTGGCCGTGGGCCTCGCGGGCCCGCGCCTCGGCCGCCTCCTCGGCGCCCTCGCCGGCCTCCCCGCCACGCGCCGCCGCGAGCGCTTCTTCCACGCGGAGTCCCGTGTCCGCCTCACCGCCCACGGCCTGGCCGCCCTCGCCGATGAGCCTGCCGACGCGCTCGCCGCCGGGCTCCGCCGCCGGCTCGAGATCGTGCGGGCGCTCGCCACCGGCCCGCGCGTGCTCCTCCTCGACGAGCCCGCGGCCGGCCTCACACTGAGCGAGGTGGCCGAGCTGGATGCGGCGCTGGCCGCCGTGCGCGACGGCGGCGGTCCCGCCATGGTGCTGGTGGAGCATCACATGGATCTGGTGATGGCCCTGTCCGACCAGGTCACCGTGTTCGACGACGGCCGAATCATCGCCCGCGGCGCGCCGGCCGACGTGCAGCGCGATGCCGCGGTGATCGAGGCCTATCTTGGCGCGGCCCCCGCATGA
- a CDS encoding branched-chain amino acid ABC transporter permease, with product MVLQLVVSGLALGSMYGLVALGYHITWVTSRTMNFSQGYAVMAGAVVAYAAYVGLGWPLPAALLLMLVALALFGMLVERVAVRPFFLAGSPAWLLSTIALGIIAENVAMLSFGKDARAFPSALTRKPILLGGAGFYPQELLIPIVGLAVMALVQVLYHRTRWGKQWKAVAWNAEAAGLMGINVPRAVMAAYALSALLAGVAGVLLAPILNVAPTMGTIIGLKAFAVAIIGGLTSAPGIIVAGLGYGLIESFVAGYVSTGAREIVGFALVILVLVMRPDGLGGAPATRRV from the coding sequence GTGGTCCTCCAGCTCGTCGTCAGCGGGCTGGCACTGGGCAGCATGTACGGGCTGGTCGCCCTGGGGTACCACATCACCTGGGTGACCAGCCGCACCATGAACTTCTCGCAGGGCTACGCCGTGATGGCGGGCGCGGTGGTGGCCTACGCGGCCTACGTGGGGCTGGGCTGGCCGCTCCCCGCCGCGCTACTACTCATGCTCGTCGCGCTCGCGCTCTTCGGCATGCTGGTGGAGCGCGTTGCGGTGCGCCCCTTCTTTCTCGCGGGCTCGCCCGCCTGGCTCCTCTCCACGATCGCGCTCGGCATCATTGCCGAGAACGTGGCCATGCTGTCGTTCGGCAAGGACGCGCGCGCCTTCCCCTCGGCGCTGACGCGGAAGCCCATTCTCCTCGGCGGCGCGGGCTTCTATCCGCAGGAGCTGCTGATTCCGATCGTGGGCCTGGCGGTGATGGCGCTGGTGCAGGTGCTCTATCACCGCACGCGGTGGGGGAAACAGTGGAAGGCGGTGGCGTGGAATGCGGAGGCCGCCGGGCTCATGGGCATCAACGTGCCCCGCGCGGTCATGGCCGCCTACGCGCTCTCCGCGCTCCTGGCCGGGGTGGCGGGCGTGCTGCTGGCACCCATCCTGAACGTGGCGCCCACCATGGGCACCATCATCGGCCTCAAGGCCTTCGCGGTGGCCATCATCGGCGGACTCACCTCCGCGCCCGGCATCATTGTGGCCGGGCTCGGCTACGGCCTGATCGAGTCATTCGTGGCGGGCTATGTCTCCACCGGCGCGCGCGAGATCGTGGGCTTCGCGCTGGTGATCCTGGTGCTGGTGATGCGGCCGGACGGCCTGGGCGGCGCCCCCGCCACGCGGCGGGTGTGA
- a CDS encoding sigma-54 dependent transcriptional regulator, producing MPREHILIVDDERAIQATLRAVLEDEGYRITSVGSAPDALTKLADETPDLIFLDIWMPGMDGLEALAEIKQRQPETTVVMISGHATIETAVKATKLGAYDFIEKPLSLEKTLLAVSRALEHSRLERENRALREQLDRGQQIVGKSALIEELRGQIAVAAPTNGRVLIHGENGAGKELVARAIHAQSTRRDAPFVEVNCAAIPEELIESELFGHERGAFTGAVARHRGKFEAANGGTIFLDEIGDMSLKTQAKVLRVLEEQAFERVGGKETLQVDVRVLAASNQDLKEQIAQGRFREDLYYRLAVIPIEVPPLRKRKEDIPALVSYFITLFSAQNGKRAKTVSVEALAYFLAYDWPGNVRELRNMVERLVIMTPRDIIGPEDLPPPLRPKEPASGAEEIQREKTLKEARDAFERAFILAELRAHEGNVTRTAEKLGIERSHLYRKLKSYGITPPKS from the coding sequence GTGCCGCGCGAGCACATCCTGATCGTCGACGACGAGCGCGCCATCCAGGCCACGCTGCGCGCGGTGCTGGAGGACGAGGGCTACCGCATCACCTCCGTCGGCTCGGCGCCCGACGCCCTCACCAAGCTCGCCGACGAGACGCCGGATCTGATCTTCCTCGACATCTGGATGCCGGGCATGGACGGGCTGGAGGCCCTCGCCGAGATCAAGCAACGCCAGCCCGAGACCACGGTGGTGATGATCTCGGGCCACGCCACGATCGAGACCGCGGTGAAGGCCACCAAGCTCGGCGCCTACGACTTCATCGAGAAGCCGCTATCGCTCGAGAAGACCCTGCTCGCCGTCAGCCGCGCCCTCGAGCACTCGCGCCTCGAGCGCGAGAACCGCGCCCTCCGCGAGCAACTCGACCGGGGCCAGCAGATCGTGGGCAAGAGCGCGCTCATCGAGGAGCTGCGCGGCCAGATCGCCGTCGCCGCGCCGACCAACGGGCGGGTGCTCATCCACGGCGAGAACGGCGCCGGCAAGGAGCTGGTGGCCCGCGCCATCCACGCCCAGTCCACCCGCCGCGACGCGCCCTTCGTCGAGGTCAACTGCGCGGCCATTCCGGAGGAGCTGATCGAGTCCGAGCTCTTCGGCCACGAGCGCGGCGCCTTCACCGGCGCGGTGGCGCGGCATCGCGGCAAGTTCGAGGCGGCCAACGGCGGCACGATCTTCCTCGACGAGATCGGCGACATGAGCCTCAAGACCCAGGCCAAGGTCCTGCGCGTGCTGGAGGAGCAGGCCTTCGAGCGGGTGGGCGGCAAGGAGACCCTCCAGGTGGACGTGCGCGTGCTCGCCGCCTCCAACCAGGACCTCAAGGAGCAGATCGCCCAGGGCCGCTTCCGCGAAGACCTTTACTACCGCCTCGCCGTCATCCCCATCGAGGTGCCGCCCCTCCGCAAGCGCAAGGAGGACATCCCGGCGCTGGTGTCCTACTTCATTACGCTCTTCTCCGCACAGAACGGCAAGCGCGCGAAGACGGTGTCGGTGGAAGCCCTCGCCTACTTCCTCGCCTACGACTGGCCGGGCAACGTGCGCGAGCTGCGCAACATGGTCGAGCGCCTCGTGATCATGACCCCGCGCGACATCATCGGGCCCGAGGACCTCCCGCCCCCGCTCCGCCCCAAGGAGCCGGCCTCCGGCGCCGAGGAGATTCAGCGCGAGAAGACGCTCAAGGAGGCGCGCGACGCGTTCGAGCGCGCCTTCATCCTCGCCGAGCTGCGCGCCCACGAGGGCAATGTCACGCGCACCGCCGAGAAGCTCGGCATCGAGCGCAGCCATCTCTACCGCAAGCTGAAGAGCTACGGCATCACCCCGCCCAAGAGCTGA
- a CDS encoding APC family permease has protein sequence MQIGAIKRVLVGAPMPLAQARHERLGKAVALAVFASDPLSSVAYATEEILLVLVLAGHAALSYSLPVAIGIAALLAVVVVSYRQTVQAYPQGGGAYLVAKDNLGVFPALTAAAALLTDYVLTVSVSVVAGVAALTSAFPALHAHRVVLSVLAVALITTGNLRGVRESGRMFAAPTYFFTVSILGMVGYGLVASKLGLLPEAPYEPHPPGLEGIGLFLLLRAYAAGCTALTGVEAVSNGVPALRPPEGRNAQAVMTWLGVISITMFLGITYLAFDFGIMPGGDETVVSKIARRVFGPSLIYYAIQAATMLILLLAANTSYADFPRLSSILARDRYMPRQFATQGDRLVFSNGILILSAFSILLIVGFGGDTHALLPLYAIGVFISFTLSQSGMVRRWLRRKEPGWRWRVWVNAVGAAVTAIVLLTLAVTKFAEGAWIVVLIIPLLILTFVAMHRHYEEVAVELSLEGFDRLPQFEHTVLVLIGDVHQGVVRAVQYAKTLAGPCAVVRAVYVEIDPARTHRLEEKWAKCGFGIPLVVLSSPYRSLLRPLLDFVDQIQRRGDDQMVTIVLPEFIPRRLWQHLLHNQTALLVKGALLFRRNIVVTDIPYLLKR, from the coding sequence GGCCGTGGCCCTGGCCGTCTTCGCCTCCGACCCCCTGTCGTCGGTCGCGTACGCGACCGAGGAGATCCTGCTGGTCCTCGTCCTCGCCGGCCACGCCGCCCTGAGCTATTCGCTTCCCGTGGCCATCGGTATCGCCGCGCTGCTCGCCGTGGTGGTCGTCTCCTACCGTCAGACGGTGCAGGCATATCCTCAGGGCGGCGGCGCCTACCTGGTCGCCAAGGACAACCTCGGCGTCTTCCCGGCTCTCACCGCAGCGGCGGCGCTCTTGACCGACTACGTGCTCACGGTGTCGGTCTCGGTGGTCGCCGGAGTGGCGGCGCTGACGTCGGCCTTTCCGGCGCTGCACGCCCATCGCGTGGTCCTGAGCGTGCTTGCCGTCGCCTTGATCACGACGGGGAACCTGCGCGGCGTCCGCGAATCGGGGCGGATGTTTGCCGCGCCGACCTACTTCTTCACCGTCAGCATTCTGGGAATGGTTGGCTATGGGCTGGTCGCGTCGAAGCTCGGGCTGCTTCCCGAGGCGCCTTACGAGCCGCACCCTCCGGGACTCGAGGGAATCGGGCTGTTCCTTCTCTTGCGCGCCTACGCCGCCGGCTGCACGGCCTTGACGGGCGTCGAGGCGGTGTCGAACGGTGTGCCTGCCCTCCGGCCGCCGGAGGGCCGCAATGCCCAGGCGGTGATGACCTGGCTCGGCGTCATCTCCATCACCATGTTCCTCGGCATCACCTACCTGGCGTTCGACTTCGGCATCATGCCCGGTGGGGACGAGACGGTCGTGTCCAAGATCGCGCGCCGGGTGTTCGGACCCAGCCTCATCTACTACGCGATCCAGGCGGCGACCATGCTGATCCTGCTCCTTGCCGCCAATACATCGTACGCGGACTTCCCGCGGCTCTCGTCCATCCTCGCCCGCGATCGCTACATGCCCCGTCAGTTCGCGACCCAGGGCGACCGCCTCGTCTTCTCCAATGGCATCCTGATCCTCAGTGCGTTCTCCATCTTGCTCATCGTGGGCTTCGGCGGCGACACACACGCCCTCCTGCCCCTCTACGCCATCGGCGTCTTCATCTCCTTCACCCTCTCGCAGAGTGGGATGGTCCGCCGCTGGCTACGCCGAAAGGAGCCCGGCTGGCGGTGGAGGGTGTGGGTGAACGCGGTGGGAGCGGCCGTCACCGCCATCGTGCTCCTGACGCTGGCCGTGACCAAGTTCGCCGAGGGAGCCTGGATCGTCGTGCTGATCATTCCCCTCCTCATCCTGACCTTCGTCGCCATGCACCGACATTACGAGGAGGTCGCCGTCGAGCTGTCGCTAGAGGGCTTCGATCGCCTTCCTCAGTTCGAGCACACCGTGCTGGTGCTCATCGGCGACGTCCACCAAGGCGTCGTCCGCGCCGTGCAGTATGCGAAGACGCTGGCCGGGCCATGCGCGGTGGTGCGCGCGGTGTACGTGGAGATCGATCCCGCGCGGACTCACCGGCTGGAGGAGAAGTGGGCCAAGTGCGGTTTCGGCATCCCTCTCGTCGTCCTGTCCTCGCCGTATCGGTCGCTGCTGCGCCCGTTGCTCGACTTTGTCGATCAGATTCAGCGGCGGGGCGACGATCAGATGGTGACGATCGTGTTGCCGGAGTTCATTCCTCGGCGGCTGTGGCAGCATCTCCTGCACAACCAGACGGCCTTGCTCGTGAAGGGGGCGCTCCTCTTCCGCCGGAACATCGTCGTTACCGACATTCCCTACCTCCTGAAGCGTTGA
- a CDS encoding ABC transporter ATP-binding protein, whose translation MSALTLRGLEAGYGATRALTDVSLEVRPGELVALIGGNGAGKTTLLKTIAGLLHPRAGSIRLDDEEIGGRPPWWVAHRGITLVPEGRGIFGDQTVRDNLALGALSARGRPADTAGEPMEHALALFPALHARLGDPAGSLSGGQQQMLALARGLMARPRVLLLDEPSLGLAPLLLRQIFEALARLRGEGLTILLVEQMAAQALALADRAYVLASGRITVAGTAAEVRADPGVIQAYLGRGGTKDLQRFRR comes from the coding sequence ATGAGCGCGCTGACCCTCCGCGGCCTCGAGGCGGGTTACGGCGCCACGCGGGCGCTCACTGACGTATCGCTGGAGGTGCGCCCGGGCGAGCTGGTGGCGTTGATCGGCGGCAACGGCGCGGGCAAGACCACCCTCCTCAAGACCATCGCCGGCCTGCTGCACCCCCGCGCCGGCTCCATCCGCCTCGACGACGAGGAGATCGGCGGCCGCCCGCCCTGGTGGGTGGCCCATCGCGGCATCACCCTCGTCCCCGAGGGCCGCGGCATCTTCGGCGATCAGACGGTGCGCGATAATCTGGCCCTCGGCGCCCTCTCCGCCAGAGGGCGCCCGGCCGACACTGCTGGCGAGCCCATGGAGCACGCCCTGGCTCTCTTCCCGGCCCTCCATGCGCGCCTGGGCGATCCGGCGGGCAGCCTCTCCGGCGGCCAACAGCAGATGCTGGCCCTGGCCCGCGGCCTCATGGCGCGGCCGCGCGTGCTCCTGCTGGACGAGCCGTCGCTGGGCTTGGCTCCTCTGCTCCTGCGCCAGATCTTCGAGGCCCTCGCACGCCTGCGCGGGGAGGGGCTCACCATTCTCCTCGTGGAGCAGATGGCCGCCCAGGCACTCGCCCTGGCCGACCGGGCTTATGTCCTGGCGAGCGGGCGCATCACCGTGGCGGGGACGGCGGCGGAGGTGCGTGCAGACCCCGGGGTGATCCAGGCATATCTCGGACGTGGAGGCACGAAGGACCTTCAACGCTTCAGGAGGTAG
- a CDS encoding ABC transporter substrate-binding protein produces MRRLACLGLALLALAALTVSVGAQSKEPIRIGLAAAVSGGSAASGEAIKRGIQIAMDEVNAKGGLLGGRKLEMVIRDDEGNPAKGVTIARELVEREKATVVFGGLHTTVALAQVPVWAELKTPYMGAWAAGTNITRNGQTPNFAFRVSANDDYVDKYLARYAVDVMKKGKPGLLLENTAWGQSNEAGLGKWLGDKKVKPVGIEKFNWNDPDMSPQLLRLKGAGADHVILVANAPEGAQVVKSRAKIGWEVPMISHWGISGGRFAELTGDLSDGVVFVQTYSFFGKQNERGQALLKALREKYNVKGPEDVIAPVGTANAYDGMHLVALAIEQAGSTDGPKVRDALESLKAEYKGLIKTYKQPFTAEQHDALTDADYVMVVWKHGKIVPVGP; encoded by the coding sequence ATGCGCCGTCTGGCTTGCCTCGGTCTCGCACTGCTCGCTCTTGCCGCCCTCACCGTCTCGGTGGGCGCCCAATCCAAAGAGCCCATCAGGATCGGGCTCGCCGCCGCGGTCTCCGGCGGGTCGGCCGCCTCAGGCGAGGCGATCAAGCGCGGGATACAGATCGCCATGGACGAGGTGAACGCGAAGGGCGGGCTCCTCGGCGGGCGCAAGCTCGAGATGGTGATCCGCGACGACGAGGGCAATCCCGCCAAGGGCGTGACCATCGCCCGCGAGCTGGTGGAGCGGGAGAAGGCCACGGTAGTGTTCGGCGGTCTCCATACCACGGTGGCGCTGGCGCAGGTGCCGGTGTGGGCGGAGCTCAAGACCCCGTACATGGGCGCGTGGGCGGCGGGCACCAACATCACGCGGAACGGCCAGACCCCCAACTTCGCCTTCCGCGTCTCCGCCAACGACGACTACGTGGACAAGTACCTCGCCCGCTACGCCGTGGACGTGATGAAGAAGGGCAAGCCGGGCCTCCTCCTCGAGAACACCGCCTGGGGCCAGTCGAACGAGGCGGGCCTGGGCAAGTGGCTCGGTGACAAGAAAGTGAAGCCCGTGGGCATCGAGAAGTTCAACTGGAACGACCCCGACATGAGCCCGCAGCTGCTGCGGCTCAAGGGCGCCGGCGCCGATCACGTCATCCTCGTGGCCAATGCGCCCGAGGGCGCGCAGGTCGTGAAGTCGCGCGCCAAGATCGGCTGGGAAGTGCCCATGATCTCCCACTGGGGCATCTCGGGCGGGCGCTTCGCCGAGCTGACCGGGGATCTCTCCGACGGCGTGGTCTTCGTCCAGACCTATTCCTTCTTCGGCAAGCAGAACGAGCGGGGCCAGGCCCTCCTGAAGGCCCTGCGCGAGAAGTACAACGTGAAGGGGCCCGAGGACGTGATCGCGCCCGTGGGCACGGCGAACGCCTACGACGGCATGCATCTGGTCGCCCTCGCCATCGAGCAGGCGGGCAGCACGGACGGCCCGAAGGTCCGCGACGCGCTCGAAAGCCTTAAGGCCGAGTACAAGGGCCTCATCAAGACCTACAAGCAGCCCTTCACGGCCGAGCAGCACGACGCGCTGACCGACGCGGACTACGTCATGGTGGTCTGGAAGCACGGCAAGATCGTCCCCGTCGGTCCATGA
- a CDS encoding GNAT family N-acetyltransferase, with translation MVQDLGDGLILRRTTAADADALAAFNADQIRFQDMPEPFPPLGVWTRDLLGGRHPTFKSEDGFIVEDRKTGAIVSSMLLISQTWEYGGVPFRVGQPELVGSRPDYRGRGLVRAQFEALHRASAERGELMQVIAGIPWFYRQFGYEMALPRGGGPRFSRSDLAPPASDARLPFRVRPMRADDLPFVVDLDDRSRTRSAVSVPRDARLWRYELEGHSPGSLSRVDFRVIESQEGERAGFLSHIPVLWAGSAAALTHYEIRPGLSWRAPFPAVHAYLEATGSAYAARYGGTFTQIQLWHVGLENPLYETIQLTDRWRPYALYARIPDMAGFLRQVAPALERRLAASALAGYAGALTLSNYRQGVRLVFDEGRVKTAEPWELARDVVGQEFGIPSADPRRPSALFPGLAWVQLVLGYQSLDQLMATYPDCMVRTGEARALLDILFPRTHSDVWPLV, from the coding sequence ATGGTCCAGGATCTCGGGGACGGGCTGATCCTCCGCCGCACCACCGCGGCCGACGCGGACGCCCTGGCCGCCTTCAACGCGGACCAGATCCGCTTTCAGGACATGCCGGAGCCGTTCCCGCCGCTCGGCGTCTGGACGCGCGATCTCCTCGGAGGCCGCCACCCCACGTTCAAGTCGGAGGACGGCTTCATCGTGGAGGATCGGAAGACGGGCGCTATCGTCTCCTCCATGCTCCTGATCTCGCAGACCTGGGAGTACGGGGGCGTGCCGTTCCGCGTGGGTCAGCCCGAGCTGGTGGGGTCGCGGCCCGACTACCGGGGCCGTGGGCTCGTGCGGGCTCAGTTCGAGGCGCTCCATCGCGCGAGCGCCGAGCGTGGCGAGCTGATGCAGGTGATCGCGGGCATCCCCTGGTTCTATCGCCAGTTCGGCTACGAGATGGCGCTGCCGCGGGGCGGCGGGCCGCGGTTCTCCCGCAGTGATCTCGCGCCGCCCGCCTCCGACGCGCGCCTGCCCTTCCGCGTGCGTCCAATGCGCGCGGACGATCTGCCGTTCGTGGTGGATCTCGACGACCGGAGCCGGACTCGCAGCGCGGTCTCGGTGCCGCGCGACGCGCGCCTCTGGCGCTACGAGCTGGAGGGCCACAGCCCCGGCAGCCTCTCGCGGGTCGACTTCCGCGTGATCGAGAGTCAGGAGGGCGAGCGGGCGGGCTTCCTCTCGCACATTCCGGTCCTCTGGGCGGGATCAGCGGCCGCGCTCACGCACTACGAGATCCGGCCGGGCCTCTCCTGGCGCGCCCCCTTCCCGGCCGTCCACGCGTATCTGGAGGCCACCGGCAGCGCCTACGCGGCCCGGTATGGCGGCACCTTCACCCAGATACAGCTCTGGCACGTGGGCCTGGAGAACCCGCTCTACGAAACCATTCAGCTGACCGACCGCTGGCGGCCCTACGCCCTCTACGCCCGCATCCCGGACATGGCGGGCTTCCTCCGCCAGGTCGCCCCGGCCCTCGAGCGCCGCCTCGCCGCTTCCGCCCTGGCCGGCTACGCCGGCGCGCTGACGCTCAGCAATTACCGGCAAGGTGTCCGGCTCGTCTTCGACGAGGGCCGGGTGAAGACGGCCGAGCCGTGGGAGCTGGCGCGCGACGTGGTGGGCCAGGAGTTCGGGATCCCTTCAGCGGATCCGCGGCGGCCCTCGGCGCTGTTCCCCGGGCTCGCGTGGGTGCAGCTCGTCCTCGGTTATCAGAGCCTCGATCAGCTGATGGCGACATATCCCGACTGCATGGTCCGCACCGGCGAGGCGCGCGCCCTCCTGGACATCCTGTTCCCCCGCACCCATTCCGACGTCTGGCCGCTGGTCTAG